One Neisseria sicca genomic region harbors:
- a CDS encoding glutathione S-transferase family protein, producing MITLHVLAQSRALRIVWLLELIGAPYQIKTYARHPETLLAPDELKAVHPLGKSPVIDDDGFVLNESGAITDYLIQTYGGGRFMPERGSQDYWHYQRWLHYAEGSLMPLLLLGLVFRKIENAPMPFFVKPVARKISGNVKNGFIEPQAALHLAYVENELNGKDWLVNNRLSGADIMMSYPLQAAADRFGLADYPNIRAYLQRIEKDPAYQTAVQKAGGPLLRLDK from the coding sequence ATGATTACCCTGCATGTATTGGCACAATCCCGCGCCCTGCGCATCGTCTGGCTGCTCGAACTCATCGGCGCACCGTATCAAATCAAAACCTACGCGCGCCATCCCGAAACCCTGCTGGCACCCGACGAACTCAAAGCCGTACACCCGCTGGGCAAATCCCCCGTTATCGACGACGACGGATTCGTGCTCAACGAAAGCGGCGCGATTACCGACTACCTGATTCAAACCTACGGCGGCGGACGCTTCATGCCCGAACGTGGCAGCCAAGATTACTGGCATTACCAACGCTGGCTGCACTATGCCGAAGGTTCGCTGATGCCCTTGCTTTTGCTCGGGCTGGTGTTCCGCAAAATAGAAAACGCCCCCATGCCGTTTTTCGTCAAACCCGTCGCACGCAAAATCAGCGGCAACGTCAAAAACGGCTTTATCGAACCGCAAGCCGCCCTGCATCTAGCCTATGTCGAAAACGAATTGAACGGCAAAGACTGGCTGGTCAACAACCGGCTCAGCGGCGCCGACATCATGATGAGTTACCCGCTGCAAGCCGCCGCCGACCGCTTCGGATTGGCGGACTATCCCAATATCCGCGCCTATTTGCAGCGCATTGAAAAAGACCCCGCCTATCAAACGGCGGTACAGAAAGCAGGCGGCCCGCTGCTGCGTTTGGATAAATAA